The genomic DNA GGTCTATGTATATCTTGTTGGAGCACATAAACTCTAAattcttgttcttttctcttagatctatttagtttaaagtttaaaccttttcAAGTGATGAGTTTGGAGAAATTATAAAGCTACGAGTGTGAGACAGAAGAATTTAGCGACAATGAGGAAGGATTAGGGCATTATTGTTGCTGTTGAACTTCTTCACGAGCCATCAacgtaaaagagaaagagacacaAGAGTATACATATTCATTTATTGTACCACCTATAACAATTATTTGTTCTGTCGCATTGGTTAAACTGATCTTATTAGATATAAGCTGTGCAGGTTCGATCCCAGTttgttacaatattaattttattttttaaatcgaCGTCGTTTTGCTGTTACACATGGAATCCACGTCAAATTGGTTTAACGGAGAAATTAACAGAGTTAGCATTAAATcacgtttttgtatatttaagcACAAAATTATAGTGAAAACAATCATATAGtgaaaatggttttaaaaagaaacaaagttctCAAAGACACATTCGTTCTCAAATCAAAGGTACTATGTAACCTTTAAATaagaccaaaaagaaacaagaaaggaTCATAAATTCCCTTTCAAGGAAGATCAGATCCAGCAGCTGGACCAGCACCACCACCAAAACCACCGGCTCCACGACCAAACCCTTGCCTAGCTCCACCAGAAGGTGCCTGTACAACAACCCCAACACATTTAATTACACACCCAACACAAATGCTCAACAACATTTTGTAATGATACTAATGTAATGTGTAACAGTTAAAGCCTACAAATCAAGTTTCCTAATGTAATGTGTAATGAAATGTGACTACACACAAGTTTCCTCAAAATCAAGCATGATACTAATGTAATGTGCAACAGCTAAAAGGGTTTAATATCAAAGAACCAACAGTTCACAGAGAATGAcaagaaaagagagtttttGTACCCTGAAGGCTGGCTGGTAATCAGCAGGAGCTCCACTCTTGTCACCATACTCTCCACCTGATCTAGGACCTCCGCGGTATCCCTCTCTGTCACCAGACCTCCTCTCTCCATCACGAGGTGGGCCACTGTAAAAAGACAAATCAAAACCGTCACATATTAAACACTATACAAGTAACCATTAGACTCTTCACCACATTCAGTTGAAGAAgacattacaacaacaacaacaagattgAAACAACAGAAGATTAAAGTTGATTACCGGGGACGGTCACCATGTGGGCCTCCCATAGGTCGACCAAGAGGcttctgttgcttcttcaaaGTAGCAGGAACAATCTCAGATGGGAGATTGAGGTAAGTCCTGAGAAAGTCAATGCCTTCATTTGTGAGGAACCAGTAGTAATGCATCCAGGCAAAGGTCTCACGAACATATTCCTTAGATTTGAAACTCTGCATCAACTTGATAACTTGCAGATTCGGAACACTCTCAATCAAAGGATGTTGTGGCAAATTGAAATCCTTTTTAGCAAACAAAACACCCTCTGCACAAAACACAACCATTTCTAAGTACACTTTTCTTGAATCAATCAACCAATTAATGCTATTGTCTTTCTATGCATAAACCCATTTACTAAGAAGACTACTAGATTCATAAGCTCAAATCAAGTTCGTACCTTTGAAGAGGTACTTGGAGATCTCACGACGATTCTTCTCTGATATGATCTGCAAATACGAGAAACAAGGGTCAGTTTGAATCTATACTCAACATTTGGAATCAGTATTGGATTAACGTAAGGAGTGATTCAGAGACTAGAGATGCCTACCATGATTGCGATGAGATTGAAAGAGGAGGAGGCGGCAGAGAAGGTGACTGCGTTTGTATGTgttttgctttcacttcttctcctcacgcgaaaccctaattttcgacTGAAGCCGCCACTTTTATATCATGTTTGTTTTAAGGGTTTGATTATGTATCCCAAATTGGGTTgacattaaaaaatttaataatggGCCAACGTAGCCCAATTTATTTTAGACCCAATCTAACAGAACTTCGTCTTAATACGGTACCGTTTAGCTTACATCAAGGTCTTCTTCATGTTAAGCAGTAggacattttatatttttgagtaATTCGTGAGAAATTTTCATCAAGTAGCCATAAAGATACTTTAAAAAGAGGTCATATAACACAATATACACATACGATATCATACCTTTTTGGTTCAAGATAATGAACTGGAGATAATAAGTATTTGGACAACACTAAGTTCTTGCAGGAAAAAACTATGGGAAAACAAGATATAGCAAAAGCAAAGCTATACCTAATGCAAAcaccttcttcatcatctttgaaTCATAATGgtggttcttgttttcttctttgttgtcatcattttcttctcttgacCAAAGCTTCTTAAACCAACTCCAAAAACATGTATATTTACATTGAGCAGCTTCAGGTTCATAGTACTCATTTCTATCCGTATGGTCGTCGGTGATGCCTTCAGTTTCAAAGTAATCCACTTCGCTACCACTGTTACTCTCTGTTTCCTCACCCAAGATCTGTACACCGCACTCAATAATCTTGGCGTTGTCCATGCAGCTGAACTCAAACACAATCTCGTTCGCAGTCACACCCACGTTAAGTGATTCTCGAACCAAGTTAGCACCACATATAAACAGATGCTCTGTTATGAAATGAGAAACATTCATTGAATCCCAATTAAGTTCCATGATGGTAACACCTCCTGCTGTTATTAGACGACAAGTTATATCAAGATATGAGTACTTGATTGGTGAAAGCAGAAGACAAGCCTTAAATCTTGAGGATGCAAAGAAAGTTCCATCAGGATCCATAACCATAGGGATGATTATGGTATTTCCTCTAGTTTTGTGAGTGAACTCCGCCGGAACTTCTTTACCTGGTAAACATACATATTCGTAAACACGTTGTTGTATGAGTActcttcttgattcttcatcaagattcaaaCAGTTTTGGAACATGAGTTCCCTGATTGGATATTGGAATGAGAAACAATTGTGGAACATGAAGTCCTTCATTGGATCACTGAAATAGAAACAGACTCTCTCGAGTGATCCACAATCCGTCGCATCTATGTACTTGAGCGAAGACGGAAGACCCTGCAATGTTACGAGTTTTCTGCACTTGAAGACGAAAAGACTCTCTAGTCGAGAGAGACTTGTGATGCAATCTGGAATCTTCTCTATATCGCTGTTGCTTAGGTCTAGATGTGTTACACTTTCTGGGACATGTGTTAGTCTCTTGAGGTTTCTGCTACCTATACGAAACCACTCAAGACGAGGCAAACGTTCAACAATTGATGGATGAACTTCCAACTTCGTGTTTCCAACATCGAGATCCTTGATGTTCGTAGAAATATCCGGGTAGCTTCTCAACAGTGAGCAATCGCTCATGTCGACTTCTTCAAGAGATGCTAAGTTGATGTTGGTTGGAACAACTTGTAGCTTTACACaccccatcatcatcaacttttTTAACTTGTGTAGATTCTTAATAGAAGAAGGAAGCTCCACCAAACTTGTGCAAGACGTAAGTGTCAATGTCTTGAGACTAGTAGCCTTTGAAAGATCTGGAATCTCTATCAAATTTTTGGAATATCCCAAATCTATCTCCTTAAGATTTGTAAGCGGCTGCATTGTCAAACACAACAAATGAGAAATATCTGATTTAGCTTAAATCGTTAGAAACATTTCTAAGAATATCAAGTACCAACCTGGATACCTCTCCAGAGCTTCTCGAGCTTACTATATGCCATATGGAATTCAACGAGGCATTCTGGTCGAAATGTTTGAGGAAGAAGTGTTCCTGGGTATGAATCCCAATGTAGTAGCCTTAAACGTGGTAAATATTCCATGTTTTCTGACATCTGCAATGTACTAAAATGGCTCCCATAGATTTTTAAGAACCGGAGATTACGCATTCCTTCAAAGGCTCGCCCACTTATAAAGAACTCATCGATCTTTGACATATCAAGTGATATACCTACGATAGATCCAGTACCCTAACaaacaattcaaaacaaaactggTGAAACTGctatgaaaaaaacaaagatttattatGCAAGCTCTCTAgagaatgtatatatgtaagaaCTTACAGTTTCGTTTGCCAATACATTACGAATATCTTCAGCCTCGATTAAAAACTGACGTTTCCCAGGTTGATCAGACTGTTCATAAACAACTTGTCTCCCCAATTGTTGCAGTAAACGATGCATCGTGATCCACCCATTGGTTGATACATACACGAGAGATTTATCTGCAAGGGTCTTCAACCCATTTCTGACATCTAGGTCACTGTCAGCTAGCATGGTTGTCACATGAACAATGGCTTCATTGTTAAAGAAAAATGCAATGTGGAGAAACAAAGATTGATCTTTCTTCAATAATTTGTCATATCCCATTCTTAACACATTCTCAAGTTTTCTATCAAGGCTAGTTTCTAGCTTAGATAATTGACATTCCCACTCGTCCCTGCTCTCTCCACGCAAAGATGAGCCCACAACACGAAGGCCTAATGGAAGATTACCgcaaatatttgtaattttctttgcAAGCTCTTCAAAACCATCCCATGGAGAACTTTGCTTAAAAGCATATAGAGATAAAATCTCCAGAGCTTCTTCCTCGGATGGATAATCCACGAGGTAGATATCAGTCACCCAATGTGCCTTCAATATCTTTCTATCTTCTGTGGTAATGACAATCCGActtcctaaaccaaaccaagaTGGTTCTTTAGCCAAGGCATCTAGTTGTTCAAGATCATCTACATCATCAAGAACTATAAATACTTTTTGGTCTTGTAGCCATTCCTTTATTGCGCCTAAATGATGTACCTTCATATCCCTTTGGTTCAAAATCTTGGATAAAAGTTGGCTTTGTAAACACAACTTTGAAACATAATCATCCGTACCATCGTTCCCATAACTTCCCTTGAGGTTCTCCATAAAACATTTAAGTTGAAAATTAGCAGAGAGTTGGTTGAATAAAGCTCGAGCAATGGTTGTCTTACCAATTCCCGCAGGACCAATGATTCCAATCATCTTTACTTCATCGCACTCTAGGCGTAAACAAGAGTTCACTTTCCTCAAGTGAGTTTCCATTCCCACCATTCCGTCAAAATCCTTCGATGGTGTAACATTCAGTTTGATTGAAACATCAGTAGCAATCTTCTCAATCATCTCAGCTTCATCATCcctaccaaacaaaaaacgAGTCTAAATTTACAGAGACACAACCATTGAAGCATTGcataataaagataaaagataaaatacatACCAATTTAGAGAGTGTTCTCCGGCAATGTTAGCTACATAAGTCAGAGCTCTCATCCACCTCTgtttctcctcctctgtttttctttcacAAGTTTTCTCAAAACCTCTTCCGAAATCTCCGCTCTGTTTCTGAACATCTGATGGATCAACTTTGTAAAAAACAGTCATCAATGTCTGCCCCTGACCTTCTTTGCATTTCAAGATTTCAACCAGTTCATCTAAACACCAACTTGAAGAAGCATACTTCTTCGATAGCACAACGATCGAGACTCTTGATTCTCTAATGGCTTGTACGAGTTCATGTCTGATGGTGTGGCCTCTCTCAATGCCTTGATCCTTAAATGTCGTGATCCCTTTGCTTGCAAAGTGTTTATGCAAATGACTGAGGAATGATCTACGAACATCTGGGCCGTGGAAGCTCAGAAAGACATGGTACCTTCTGATCTgagtcaaagaagaagaagacgccaTGAGAGAAAGCTTTGAATAAGCTGTCTGTGGAGGAGAAAAATGGCTATATATAATGAACAAAATACGTAAAAGACCAAGGAAACAAGAAACTTAGAAGTCATTTGAATGCTTGTTTCTCATGCTCATAAAATTACAAGCTTGTTTCctcataatttattattataagtcTTGCAAATGgtggttttttttaataacaagcTTGCAAAAGTTCTTTTAAAACTAAGTAAAcgatagttttttttaactttactATAAACTACCAGCTTGTTTCCTCATAGCAACAATAAATATCTTACAAATGCTGttcttttttataatagttaCCGTACAAGTCCATTGACTTGGgtcttttctaaaatattatttagtgtTAGATAGTAATGTATCCATTGACCACAGTCCACAATGGCAGATGAATTCTCTTCTTGTGTGGTTTCTTGGAAAAGCCTACTACAATGGGATTTATAGAATCAGTTGATTTGGTCTTTAAATTCAatataaccaaataatattaCTATAGTTTGATGACTTGGTCGTCTATCACAATTGCATCAAAAGTATTCTTATAAGCCCACATAACTATATCCTAACAGTCAAAGAGAGGTAGGTACTACTAACCTTGATGATTGTTGTTACATTTAAACCAATTCTTGTACAATTGCTCTCCTTGGTTTATCCTGTTTCACAATTAACAATAGAATGTTTTCAGTGATTCACAGATGCTGCTTGCATTCAGGGACTGGAGGTACTATCAAAAATCGGGAAATCCAAAATCCTTTTAGATGAAGAGCAGCTCAAATAGATATTTCTTGAGATTTGACAATGGCCGAATAGCATATACACAACGAACCAGAAACTTGTGTTGAAATATAACTAGAAACGTCCTTTGCAGTAACACATATTAGAATGATACTTAAAAATGATAACACTAACCTGGATTCCACCCCAGAGCTTGCTGTATCGCATCTTTGTTATAATGAAAACTCGAAAATAAAGGAAGGAAGGTCCACCAAACTCTTGCAACCACATGGAAGCAATGCCTCTAGACTCAAGTTCAATTCCAAATCCAAAATGACTTACTTCTTCACTGTAACCTCAACTAGATTATGGTCTCATGAGAATCCACGAAAAGTCCCTTTTTTCCAAGGTCCACGAAACCTGTATGCTCACCTCTTTCgacaaattcaattttaaagaACCAAACAGCTCCATTCCTGTGCTGGTTGGTTACTGCTGCCTATAGTTTCAGAGTAACTCCTTTTGCTGCTAACTACCCTCAGTCAAGATTAGTACACCACACCCAATAATCATGTCTTCCTAGTTCATTCTCCCAGCCCCAGAAGctgaatttaaataaaatgtcGCTTACAATCCTCTATATTATCACTACTGATGCTTAGGTATCTATCTCTTTACATCCACTTCAAAGGCATCTCTTTTACCAAAAACCCTCTAATTGCTCTAAAGATCATCTAACATCATCAAGAATTATAATAAGTACTAGAGAGTACCTAAAAGCTCTAGCAAGATCAACATCATAGAGATACCAATTCCCGCAGGACACCCAAAtactccaattttttttgtcaagtgaGCTTCGAATTTAACGTGAAGAAAGCAAAACGCGTAATTTAACGATAAGAGTGAATTTTCAAAGGAATTTGAATACCCAATTCGTCCAATCCAAGACCCCGTAAAAGTGTGTTCCTTTATAGTCTTCCACGACAACAAAATCGGTAacttgatctctttttttttttttttttttaatttaaattcgCTATTTCACGGTGATGAAGAAGCTGAGACATAAACTCAAGAGCTGAAGCATGAGAGAATCCATAAGAATGAGAAGAACGAAGACGAATTTGGAATTGCATGAACAAGAATACGAACCAGGAGAACCAGAACATTATTCGAATTAGGTGAAACCGGTTATGTGTAAACCGGTTATGTGTAAACCGTGTAATTTGGTTCAGGTTATCTCAAACATAAACCGGAACCCTCTTCTTATGTAAGAGGAATCTATTTAACAGCTTCACATCTCAACTTCGTCTTCTAATACTCTTTAACAGTTTATTCAATTCGATTTGTGTAAAAATTCAATTCTCGAGACTAAAAGTATTGGCCAAACATGTAATTAATACagtaatttgtgtttttttcgaAGCGTCGCCgcccaaaataaataattaaaggtGGAACGTTTGCTCTTCCCACTCTTCTTCACGTGGTTTCCCTATTTAAATACAGAGACTCACTCTCTTCTGTCTCAAAGCGTTGCcaagttttgattatttttggtcACTACTTATCAATGGTTAATCATGATGATACCAGCAGCAGCGACGAAGAACACAGCGAACAAGAGCTCAAAACGCCAGAGATCATAATATCTGACGACTCAGATacgaaaacagaaacaaattgTGCTTCCGAGGAGAGTATCGAATATACTAAAAATGTGAGTGTCACTCATGTTCATactgatcttctcttcttttatgCAAACGTCTGATATTTTTCTTACTTATATACGTAAAGTAACGATGTTAATTAGCGTCTTTAATTTTTGataggaggaggatgaggagacGAGTCACAATGATATGGAGGTTGATAAGGAGAAGactgatgaggaggaggatgatgatttGCGTGTTCTGAAGGACGCACTTGAGGCCGCGGTGACACTATCGTTTCTAGGTTTAAGTCAATATCAAAAGAATTTGATGTTTCAAAACTTGAAGAACCTTGGAGTTGAGACAAGAAAAGAGCTAACTGATGGATGGAAAGAGTTGAGTGCTGAGGTGCTTCGCTTGACCGCCAAGACACAAACTTTCTTTGCAAAGTTTACAAACGCTGGTGTTTGATATATCTACTACTTATTTAAcaagaaattttaatttcttgtttttggaaTCATTTGAATTAATGTTTGATGTTATTCCTACTAATGTTTCTACtttcttgttgtgtgttgttgttaaGGCATCTTTTGAACTATGAACTAGCGTATGTGAGGCTTgtggcttctttttttttttttttaaagttttatggAAGAGAACTTTTCTAATTAAGTTTCATAAGTCTTTATGTGGTGGTGGTTCCTGCTATTAGGCTACTAGCTACTCTCAGTTTCACATTGAAAGAGAAGTTGAAAATGTTATTACTGAGTTACAAAGGGTTCTGAACAGATGTCCTGACAGCGAAAGACTTGACTGAGCCGATTAAAGCCGTGCAAAATTACTCGATCTCCTTGAATCCTCCAGTTTTCACAAAATTGCTGATTTAACAATATAAAGCTGAGCTGATGTTAAAATCCTAGACATAGATTTTAACTCctttgttatcttcttttttttccatttccaTGTTGGTTTCAAGGAGATTTCAACTCTCTTCAAACACTTGGAGTTTGCAAGGATGTATCTTAAtacttgtttctcttctcttgttccTCTATATTCTTTCCACTCAAAGATCTCGAGTTTCGTTGACAAGCATAGAGGTACATCATCCGGTTGCTTGAACGAAATTGGAAAATCTTCACTCCCGAGAAGTTCCTGGgaagcaaacaacaattaaCATGCATGTTCTTTTACTGCCCTTTTGTTAAATGCATGTGCAGGCACAAACCTGGTCGATGAGAAGAACTTCTACTTCAGGAGAATTTTGAAGCAAAGACATTGATGGCTCAAACCAATCTGAATTATCAGGACATATTGTACAATCTGTAAGTTGTGAGAAGTTGATGGCGTGACACCACGCAACCTGCAATATGAACACAACACGTACATAAGTAAGTTGTATAATCTGGTGGCAATTAATGTGatcatatataacaataaatataaaaataaagggAGGTTAAAATTAAAAGTACCGTTACAACGCATAGACATATCTCGAGATATCTGACCGAggaaagatatttcataaatttgtcATCAGGATATTTGTAATAGTATATAACTGCTTTATCAAGCCTAGGCGGCTTGTTCTCAATCGAGCATGAGTTTGTCGAATAATCTCCGATGGTGAATTCCTCTAAATTTTCTGAATCTATGACCAAAGATCCTTCAATATCCTCTACTTTTGGTTTCCAGTTGAAATACTTAAAGATCTCTAAAGATGGCACTTTTACACTAAACTTTGTCACGTTGTCTTGGTTATGTCGCAccacatacaaatatataagaatAGGACAACTCGATAAGAGCCTAACAACAGAATCCTCATCTTTGTATACCACAGAGACAAGCTCAAGACATTTGAGGGATGGGAGGCATACCGGAGATGAAACGTCTACATAAACCTTATTGGAAAGACGGAGAGCCACAAGCGTATCACATGTATAAAGGCTTTTAGGCAAGCTAGTTGGTTCGGTGGACCACATGAGATCGAACCCTAGTTTACGAACCCTGCGATCAACCGCACTTGCAATCCACTTTCCCACGTTAGCATCAATAGGACAATGTCGACCGAGTTCTATATCTAAACGTTCTAATCTAGGTGCCTTGTGGAGTCGTAATGACTCGTTTAGAAACCACCAAACAGACCGTGGTCGCTTACTTTTTCGAAATAAACGGCCAAGTAAACGGCCgagagattttgttttgtggtgGGTAACCACATCTTTGATCTCTGTGTACTCAAGTAGTGGCACCATCGTCCATATAGTTCGCCATCGTTTTGATAAAATCATGGTGGCCACTGCATCCTTTGTTGGAACCAATGACAAAATCCTCACAAGCAAATCGTCTGGCAATGCACTGATCCTATCTTCAACTCCATATCTCGAACAGCTCATGATTCTTTGCTTCACAAACTGTTCGGCACTGTCAATTGAGTTTCTTATCATCTTTTTCTCAATGAGAACTACACCAATATActagagtgttttttttttgtaattcatttcttctctcttttacatATTAGACGGTTCGTATGATCCTTTTatgattctctctttctctgtttcattgtatttaccttttttaaagttaaataaaatatgtttgattATTGTGCTTCCATTTTTCCAtttacacaatattttgttgCCGATGTTAATATCTTCCATTATACATTTTACCGATATTACAAAAGACCCTCCTTTATTTAACAACTTCACATCTCGACTTAACAGTTTCAATTCGATTGAgactattttacaaaaatattagcCGAACATGTCTTAAATATTTATccattctttttaaaaaaaatactagattTGAAAATGTTGTTGTCGACATTATTTATGGATTTTGAAGCGTCGCcgcccaaaaaaataaaaaaaatggacatTAAAGGAGGTAGAGAGCTCATTTTTGGAATACAACGTTTGCTCTTCAAGTGGTTTGTTTAAGTACAGACTCGcactcttctctctcactaTCGGCACGGCAGTTTTAGCTTTTCTACTCTCAAACGTTGCCAAGTTTGATTCTTTTTGGTCACTTATCAATGGTTAATCATGAGAGAAGTGATGACACCAGCAGCGACGACTCCTACCCGTGTAGCTACGAATTCCGACCCAGAGACAAACGTAGGCGTGAAGACGAGATCATAATATCTGACTCAGAGACAAACTGTGCTTCCGAGGAGAGTATCGAACATACTAAAAATGTGAGTGTGAGTGTCATGTTCCTtctcttttcacttttcttctatTCGTTTATGCAAACGTCTGATATTTCTTTTACTTATATACGTAACGAGATGTTAATAAGCgtctttgttattttaataGGAGGATGAGGAGGTGAGTCACAATGATATGGAGGTTGATTTGTGTGTTCTGAAGGACGCACTTGAGGTGGCGGTGACATCGTTTCAAGGTTTGAGTCAACATCAAAAGAATTTGATGTTTCAAAACTTGAAGAACCTTGGACCTGAGACAAGAAAATAGCTAACTGATGGATGGAAGGAGTTGAGTGCTGAGGTGCTTCGCTTGACCGCGAAGACACAAACTTTCTTGGCAAAGTTTGCAAACGCTGGAGTTTGATATATCTACTACTTActtaacaagaaataaaaatttcttgtttttggaaTCATTTGAATGTTTTATGTTATTCCTACTAAATGTTTCTACtttcttgttgtgtgttgttgttaaggcaactttttttttttttttttttttaagttttatggaAGTGAACTTTTCTAATTAAGTTTCATAAAAGTCTTTATGTGGTGGGTGCTACTAGGCTACTAGCTACTCTCAGTTTCACAGTAAAAGAGAAGTTGAAAATGTTATTACTAAGGTACAAGGGTTCTGAACAGATATCCTGACAGCGAAAGACTTGACAGATCAGATTAAAGCCGTGGAAAAAAATAC from Camelina sativa cultivar DH55 chromosome 2, Cs, whole genome shotgun sequence includes the following:
- the LOC104730151 gene encoding 40S ribosomal protein S10-2, producing the protein MIISEKNRREISKYLFKEGVLFAKKDFNLPQHPLIESVPNLQVIKLMQSFKSKEYVRETFAWMHYYWFLTNEGIDFLRTYLNLPSEIVPATLKKQQKPLGRPMGGPHGDRPRGPPRDGERRSGDREGYRGGPRSGGEYGDKSGAPADYQPAFRAPSGGARQGFGRGAGGFGGGAGPAAGSDLP
- the LOC104730158 gene encoding disease resistance protein RML1A-like isoform X2; protein product: MTVFYKVDPSDVQKQSGDFGRGFEKTCERKTEEEKQRWMRALTYVANIAGEHSLNWDDEAEMIEKIATDVSIKLNVTPSKDFDGMVGMETHLRKVNSCLRLECDEVKMIGIIGPAGIGKTTIARALFNQLSANFQLKCFMENLKGSYGNDGTDDYVSKLCLQSQLLSKILNQRDMKVHHLGAIKEWLQDQKVFIVLDDVDDLEQLDALAKEPSWFGLGSRIVITTEDRKILKAHWVTDIYLVDYPSEEEALEILSLYAFKQSSPWDGFEELAKKITNICGNLPLGLRVVGSSLRGESRDEWECQLSKLETSLDRKLENVLRMGYDKLLKKDQSLFLHIAFFFNNEAIVHVTTMLADSDLDVRNGLKTLADKSLVYVSTNGWITMHRLLQQLGRQVVYEQSDQPGKRQFLIEAEDIRNVLANETGTGSIVGISLDMSKIDEFFISGRAFEGMRNLRFLKIYGSHFSTLQMSENMEYLPRLRLLHWDSYPGTLLPQTFRPECLVEFHMAYSKLEKLWRGIQPLTNLKEIDLGYSKNLIEIPDLSKATSLKTLTLTSCTSLVELPSSIKNLHKLKKLMMMGCVKLQVVPTNINLASLEEVDMSDCSLLRSYPDISTNIKDLDVGNTKLEVHPSIVERLPRLEWFRIGSRNLKRLTHVPESVTHLDLSNSDIEKIPDCITSLSRLESLFVFKCRKLVTLQGLPSSLKYIDATDCGSLERVCFYFSDPMKDFMFHNCFSFQYPIRELMFQNCLNLDEESRRVLIQQRVYEYVCLPGKEVPAEFTHKTRGNTIIIPMVMDPDGTFFASSRFKACLLLSPIKYSYLDITCRLITAGGVTIMELNWDSMNVSHFITEHLFICGANLVRESLNVGVTANEIVFEFSCMDNAKIIECGVQILGEETESNSGSEVDYFETEGITDDHTDRNEYYEPEAAQCKYTCFWSWFKKLWSREENDDNKEENKNHHYDSKMMKKVFALGIALLLLYLVFP
- the LOC104730158 gene encoding disease resistance protein RML1A-like isoform X1 translates to MASSSSLTQIRRYHVFLSFHGPDVRRSFLSHLHKHFASKGITTFKDQGIERGHTIRHELVQAIRESRVSIVVLSKKYASSSWCLDELVEILKCKEGQGQTLMTVFYKVDPSDVQKQSGDFGRGFEKTCERKTEEEKQRWMRALTYVANIAGEHSLNWDDEAEMIEKIATDVSIKLNVTPSKDFDGMVGMETHLRKVNSCLRLECDEVKMIGIIGPAGIGKTTIARALFNQLSANFQLKCFMENLKGSYGNDGTDDYVSKLCLQSQLLSKILNQRDMKVHHLGAIKEWLQDQKVFIVLDDVDDLEQLDALAKEPSWFGLGSRIVITTEDRKILKAHWVTDIYLVDYPSEEEALEILSLYAFKQSSPWDGFEELAKKITNICGNLPLGLRVVGSSLRGESRDEWECQLSKLETSLDRKLENVLRMGYDKLLKKDQSLFLHIAFFFNNEAIVHVTTMLADSDLDVRNGLKTLADKSLVYVSTNGWITMHRLLQQLGRQVVYEQSDQPGKRQFLIEAEDIRNVLANETGTGSIVGISLDMSKIDEFFISGRAFEGMRNLRFLKIYGSHFSTLQMSENMEYLPRLRLLHWDSYPGTLLPQTFRPECLVEFHMAYSKLEKLWRGIQPLTNLKEIDLGYSKNLIEIPDLSKATSLKTLTLTSCTSLVELPSSIKNLHKLKKLMMMGCVKLQVVPTNINLASLEEVDMSDCSLLRSYPDISTNIKDLDVGNTKLEVHPSIVERLPRLEWFRIGSRNLKRLTHVPESVTHLDLSNSDIEKIPDCITSLSRLESLFVFKCRKLVTLQGLPSSLKYIDATDCGSLERVCFYFSDPMKDFMFHNCFSFQYPIRELMFQNCLNLDEESRRVLIQQRVYEYVCLPGKEVPAEFTHKTRGNTIIIPMVMDPDGTFFASSRFKACLLLSPIKYSYLDITCRLITAGGVTIMELNWDSMNVSHFITEHLFICGANLVRESLNVGVTANEIVFEFSCMDNAKIIECGVQILGEETESNSGSEVDYFETEGITDDHTDRNEYYEPEAAQCKYTCFWSWFKKLWSREENDDNKEENKNHHYDSKMMKKVFALGIALLLLYLVFP
- the LOC104730158 gene encoding disease resistance protein RML1A-like isoform X3; this translates as MKVHHLGAIKEWLQDQKVFIVLDDVDDLEQLDALAKEPSWFGLGSRIVITTEDRKILKAHWVTDIYLVDYPSEEEALEILSLYAFKQSSPWDGFEELAKKITNICGNLPLGLRVVGSSLRGESRDEWECQLSKLETSLDRKLENVLRMGYDKLLKKDQSLFLHIAFFFNNEAIVHVTTMLADSDLDVRNGLKTLADKSLVYVSTNGWITMHRLLQQLGRQVVYEQSDQPGKRQFLIEAEDIRNVLANETGTGSIVGISLDMSKIDEFFISGRAFEGMRNLRFLKIYGSHFSTLQMSENMEYLPRLRLLHWDSYPGTLLPQTFRPECLVEFHMAYSKLEKLWRGIQPLTNLKEIDLGYSKNLIEIPDLSKATSLKTLTLTSCTSLVELPSSIKNLHKLKKLMMMGCVKLQVVPTNINLASLEEVDMSDCSLLRSYPDISTNIKDLDVGNTKLEVHPSIVERLPRLEWFRIGSRNLKRLTHVPESVTHLDLSNSDIEKIPDCITSLSRLESLFVFKCRKLVTLQGLPSSLKYIDATDCGSLERVCFYFSDPMKDFMFHNCFSFQYPIRELMFQNCLNLDEESRRVLIQQRVYEYVCLPGKEVPAEFTHKTRGNTIIIPMVMDPDGTFFASSRFKACLLLSPIKYSYLDITCRLITAGGVTIMELNWDSMNVSHFITEHLFICGANLVRESLNVGVTANEIVFEFSCMDNAKIIECGVQILGEETESNSGSEVDYFETEGITDDHTDRNEYYEPEAAQCKYTCFWSWFKKLWSREENDDNKEENKNHHYDSKMMKKVFALGIALLLLYLVFP